The Couchioplanes caeruleus nucleotide sequence CAGCTCGAACGCCAGTTCCGGTTCCCCGGCCGGTACGCGGCCGCCGTCGATGAGCCCGCAGTAGCCGATGACGTCGCCTGCGGCCTTCCGCTCGATCGCCGGTAGGCCGAGCGGCGACGGCTGGCCGGTACGGATGGATTCCGCGAGTTCCGCGACGGTGGGGTGTCCATCGGCGTCGATCCGGCGGTGCGGCGGCACTCGTGGATCCCGTTCGGTCCACAGTTCGTGCTGGACGGCAGCCTCGGTTACCCGCCAGGGCCGGAGCAGCAGGCGCTCCGTCTCGAGTATGACCTCGCGGTCCGGCATCGCTGCGGCTGCCATGACAGCAACTCTCTCATGGCCGAACGCATCGATGACGGTCACCGGGAATGGTCATCTTTGAGCGGCAGAACGGGCGGCAGGAAGTGCAGTGGAGGCCGGGTCTCAGTGGCAGCTTGCGGAGCCTTGGTCCGTCACCGGCTTGTCCGCCTCGAGGGGGTGGAAACGCCACGCGTACGACTTCGGGCGCAGCTCGAGTTCGAGGACGCCGTGGTGGTCGAAGTCGGCGTATTCGCCGGCCGGGCGGCCCGCTGTCACCTCCGGGTCGCCGTGTTCGTCGCGGGTGTCGTCGGTGGCGGTCGGACGGTAGTGGGCCTGGCCGCCCGTGCCGACCACGAATTGGCGTACGCCGGCCGGGTCGGGGGCGCCGTCGGGGTTGAGGGGGGCGAAGCGTTCGTAGTCCGCCTCGTGGCCGGAGAGGACCAGGTCGACGCGGTTGTCGTAGAGGGTGCGGAAGAGGTCCGCGGTGCGGGGGTCGGGGCCCGCGATGCCGGTCGACCAGCGGGGGTGGTGCCAGGCGGCGAGGACGCAGGTGCGGTCGTTGGCCGCGAGGTCCTGGGCGAGCCAGGTCTGCTGCGGGGAGCCGGTACGGCAGCCACCCGCCACCGCGGCGCAGTTGGAGTTGAGGATGACCACGTGCCAGCGGCCGATGTTCTGGGACCAGTAGCCCCTGGTGTCCCTGATGCGCTTGCCGAAGTACGCGGTGAAGGTGTTGGCGTCCTGGACCTTGTACTCCTGGTTGCCGTACACGGGGACGGTGCGGCTGAGGAGCCGGCCGAACGAGGGCCCGTAGACCGTCCGGTACGCGTCGGCCTTCGGCAGCTCGTACTGGAAGTCGCCGAGCCCGAGCAGCACCGCGGGGTTCATCGCGACCGCCAGGTCGGAGACCGCCTGGTGCCGGCAGCGGTCACCGCCGGCCGTGGCCCTGGCCAGGTCGGGGTCGGCGGGGTCGCAGGCCATGTCACCGACCGCGGCGACGCGGACCGTGTCCGGCCCGGCGGAGCAACGGCTCAGCAGCCACAGCACGACGAGGACCAGCACGAGCAGGATCGCGATGGTGGTCCGCAAGCGGCGTCTCGGCAAAGCGTTCATGGGGTCCGCCTCCGGAGCAACAGCCGGCGCAGCCGCGGGCGGCGCGACCACCACAGCTCGGCCCGCCACCTGCGCCGGTGCCGCATGGTCCAGGCGCCCGGCCGGCCGGCGGGCAGCCGTACGAGGTACATGAAGGCGACCGCCCCCGCCACGGCCAGCGGCAGCACGTAGAGGGCGTAGCGCGCGACCTTCGCCGGGGCGTACCGCAGGGTCACCGTGCCGCCCGAGGGCAGCGCCCAGCCGCTCATCCAGCCCTGCAGCGTCACCTTGCGGGCGCCGTCGACGCCGGTCAGCATCCAGCCGGGGGCGGCGTTCTCGGCCAGCGCGACCGTGGTGCGCCCGGCGCTGGTGACCGTACCCGAGAACTGGGTGGGGTTGTGCCGCTGCCAGTCCACCGTGGACGTGGCGGCCGCTTCCTGCTGCCGGACCAGCACCACGGACGACGGCGAGGCCACCGGACGCAGGCGCACGCCCCGGTACTCGACCTCGGACTGCTGCTTCTCCTTGAGGTCGCGCAGGCCGTACAGGTAGAGCCGGGTCTCGACGGCGTTGGGGTCGGGCGGGATCAGCGCCTCGTACGAGGTCCAGCCCTGCCACAGCGCCACCGCCGGCAGCGTGCGGCACAGGTCCGGGCCGCGCAGGTACAGGCAGAACTTCGGGTTGCGGACGGCCACGCTGCGCGCCTGCATGGACAGTTCGTAGAGCGACGCCGCGCCGACGTCCTCGGCCGGCGCGCCGATGCAGGCGAGGTGCCGCACCGCCTTGAGCGTGTACGTCGTCTCCCCGTCGTCGCCGATCTGCGACTCGGCGCCCAGCCCGGCCTGCTCGGCGGTCTGGTCGTCGTAGCGGAAACAGTCCTCGAGGGGCTCGAACGGGGCGAGCACCGTCCCGGACAGGCCGCCGTCGACGCGCAGCTCGTGCTTGCCGGCGGTGAGGTCCACCGTGACGTCGGGGACGGCGGGCGGCCAGACGGTCCGGCTGACCACCGGCTCGAGCGCGTCCACCCGCAACCCGCGGTACTCGGTGACGGTTCCCGGCTTGAGCCGCTCGCCGACGTCGGCGTGCAGGATGAGCTGCAGCTCGTCGGAGAGGCTGTCCATGGTCACGACCCGCTCGTACGACACCCAGTCGTCGTCGAGCACCGCCCGGGCGGCCAGCTCGCACCCGGACGCCCCGGCCTGCCACAGGCAGATCTGCGGGCGGGCGCCGGTCACGTGGCGGTACTGCAGGCGTACCCGGAAGATCTCGCCGCCCTTGGTGTTGCGCACGACGACCTTCGTGCAGGCGGCGTGGTCGGCGGCGCTGAGGCGCACGGCGCGGCCCTGCGGCGTCTCGGTGACCGTGGCGGTCAGCCCGAGTTCCTTCCACGGGCGGGGTTCATAGTTGTTGCAGTCGAAGACCGGTGAGTAGCCCGTGGTGTCGGCCGGTTTGCGCGCGGCGGCGAGCAGGGTCAGCTTGGTCGCGGCACCGACCTGGATCGTCTGCGGGCCCGGGGTGTCGAGGGAGACCGTACGGTTGCCGGCGCGCACCGCGAGGATCGTGCGGCCCGCGGGCAGCGGCACGGACAGCGCCGGGCGCGTCGAGACGGGCCGGCCGTCGACCTTGACGACCGTCGGGTCCTGCAGCAGCAGCCGGTTGTTCGCGAGGTCGAGCCGCGGCACGAGCACGGCGGCGGCCCGGGCGCGCTGGGCCACGGTGTAGCGGCCGGCGCTGACGTCGACGGTGGTGCTGGGCGAGCCGCTGTCCACGGCCGGCACCGGCCAGTGCACCACGTCCGGCGTGACCACCGCGGTGTCGTCGACCTGCGGGCTGGTCGGGGCGGGATCGGTGCTGGTCCGGGCCGCGATCGCGGTACGCGTGTCCACGGTGCCCAGCACGGCCGCGCCGGCGTCCGGCCGCGACGGCGCGTCGAGCACCCGGTCGTACGTGCGCACGGTGGGGCTCGTCCCGCCGTTGAACGTCCACAGCTGCAGGGTGCCGTCGACGTCGAGCTTGCCGCCCGGCACCCGCGCCATGGCCGCCCCGAGCAGCCGGTCGTCGGCGAAGTAGCGGTTCGGCAGGCCGCGGACGAGGTCGTGGCGCACGATGACCCGGCTGACGCCGATCGCGTCGAGCAGCTTCGGCACCGGCGCGAGGTCGCCGGCGAGCAGCGCGGTCTCCACGGCGTGCACGTCCGCGCTGAAGCCGGCCACGTCACCGAAGTAGCCGTCCGGCTTCGGCTGCACGACCGGGTGCTCGATGAGCAGGTTCGCGACGCTGTCCACGCCGAAGAAGCCCCACGTCGTGGGCATCTGGTAGTAGTCGTCGAGGGGCAGCACCAGCACCTTGCCGGGCCGCTCGTCGGCGTCGATGTGCGCGGCCATGTTCCACCACTCCTGCGGGACGCGCACGTGGGCGGAGGGCTGCGTCGGCCGCTCGTCGGGCATGACGCTGCCGGTGTACAGCGGGAACGGGTAGGCGAGCACGAGCAGCACGGGCAGGAGCGATCCGGCGTACGCGAACCGCCGCGGCCAGCCGGGCAGCCGCAGCCGTGGCCGCGCACGCAGGCGCAGCAGGGCGCCCTCGATGCCGATGGCGAGCATGACGCCGAAGAAGCTGACCAGCAGCTGACCGAGCTTGCTCATCGGCTCGCGGAACAGCCAGAAGCCGGGGGCGTGCAGGTACAGCATCAGGTTCAGCTGGCTCAGCGGCGGGCGCAACCCCTTGGCGAGGAAGACGAACAGCAGGACCAGGACGAGCAGGCCGAAGGCGAGCCGGCGCAGGCGGCGCGGGGCGAGCAGCGGGGCCACGAACACCAGCGCGGGCAGCAGGTAGCGGATCCAGATCCACCACGGCTGGTCCAGGTCCGCGGCGAACGGCAGGTACTGCGGCCGGAACCAGGCGAAGACCGCCACCATCGTGAGGATGTTGGGCGGCGTGTTGTTGATCTGCGACCACGACCAGTTCGTCGGGTCGGTGAACGTGGCGTTCGCGGTCGCGCCGCCGCCGCCGGTGAAGCCCTGCGCGAGCGGCAGCAGCCACCACACGTTCAGCAGCACGGCCCACGGCGCGGCGAGCACGAACCACTTCAGCAGGCGTACGGCCTCCCGCCGGCCGAGCACGAGCCACGCCAGCAGCGGGGTGCCGCCGACCGCCCACGCGTACGCGACGACCAGCATCGGCGGGTTGAAGCCGAGGAAGGAGGTGGGCATGAGCGCGAACCCGGCGATCGGCGTGGGCACCCGCCGCCCCATCGCCACCCGCATCGCGATGCCGGTGATGAACGCGACGCTGCCGACCGAGATGATGTTCAGCGGGTTCGGCAGCCGGGTCAGGAAGAAGCCGTTGAGCACCCCGAACGCGCCGGCCGCGATGATCCCGAGCTCGCTCTTCACGAACGCGCCCGCCAGGTACGCGACGCCGAAGCCCACGAGGCCGTAGATGCACGTGTAGAACAGCCACTGCGCCGAGTACTCGGTGAGCCCGACGGCCCGGCAGCACCAGATGAGGATGAACTCGAAGGACCGCACCATCGTGTAGCTGGCCGAGCCGGCG carries:
- a CDS encoding GNAT family N-acetyltransferase, which codes for MTVIDAFGHERVAVMAAAAMPDREVILETERLLLRPWRVTEAAVQHELWTERDPRVPPHRRIDADGHPTVAELAESIRTGQPSPLGLPAIERKAAGDVIGYCGLIDGGRVPAGEPELAFELLRRAWHQGYATEASFAVLDWAKSSGYERLWATVREWNTASRRVLARVGFIETDRQEPDAVHGTTLFLARPL
- a CDS encoding metallophosphoesterase family protein, with protein sequence MRTTIAILLVLVLVVLWLLSRCSAGPDTVRVAAVGDMACDPADPDLARATAGGDRCRHQAVSDLAVAMNPAVLLGLGDFQYELPKADAYRTVYGPSFGRLLSRTVPVYGNQEYKVQDANTFTAYFGKRIRDTRGYWSQNIGRWHVVILNSNCAAVAGGCRTGSPQQTWLAQDLAANDRTCVLAAWHHPRWSTGIAGPDPRTADLFRTLYDNRVDLVLSGHEADYERFAPLNPDGAPDPAGVRQFVVGTGGQAHYRPTATDDTRDEHGDPEVTAGRPAGEYADFDHHGVLELELRPKSYAWRFHPLEADKPVTDQGSASCH